One part of the Rutidosis leptorrhynchoides isolate AG116_Rl617_1_P2 chromosome 1, CSIRO_AGI_Rlap_v1, whole genome shotgun sequence genome encodes these proteins:
- the LOC139872403 gene encoding uncharacterized protein has translation MDNNNKDDVPPHSFVYYGVRFVNEDVEVLRKKYKFVDPDDDYFKNLGYKKKMDTLACARDKKAQLTGKSLRTLARSWFKETCNRKDQKNDAEDDAKKIMREFFEQAKARSGTPKKGKEKQLVPSSQLASSEVPFSEVPSTEVPSTEVPSSEVPSSLVPFSKVPFSEVPSTEVPSSQVPSSEVPSSLVPYSLVPFSEVPSSEVPSSQVPSSQVPSSSSGLCGGIKSVLNMQNQGPSTSAPRPRKMSLAELVKPNPSKSMKPNPSTFVPRRRRTKREMSKMPVIPEMPFSLVPSTEVPSSEVPSSEVPSSEVPSSLVPSSLVPFSDVPSSDVPPSDVPAYDIPCFEVPFSQVPSSDVPSFEVPVSQVPFSQVPSSSSRLDGGSKSVLDMRKQDRPSTSAPRPRKMSLVELLKLNPPISPKPNPSKSMKPNPSKSMKPNPSKSMKPKPSKLVKPKPSTCVPRRRRTKREMSKMPVIAEMPEIEEEMQQQVPQMPPVKQSMDDLLMAIELDCAGGL, from the exons atggataataataataaggatgatgtgCCTCCACATTCATTTGTGTATTATGGCGTGCGTTTTGTTAATGAAGATGTGGAAGTGCTCAGAAAAAAGTATAAG TTTGTTGACCCGGATGATGATTACTTCAAAAATTTAGG GTACAAAAAGAAAATGGATACGCTAGCGTGTGCTAGAGATAAAAAG GCTCAATTAACTGGAAAGTCCCTTCGTACTCTGGCTCGTTCTTGGTTCAAGGAAACATGTAATCGGAAAGATCAG AAAAATGATGCTGAAGATGATGCGAAGAAGATAATGCGAGAATTTTTTGAGCAGGCTAAGGCTCGATCCGG AACACCTAAAAAGGGGAAGGAGAAGCAGCTAGTTCCATCTTCTCAACTTGCATCTTCTGAGGTTCCATTTTCTGAAGTTCCATCTACCGAAGTTCCATCTACCGAAGTTCCATCTTCCGAAGTTCCATCCTCTCTAGTTCCATTTTCCAAAGTTCCATTTTCCGAAGTTCCATCTACCGAAGTTCCATCTTCCCAAGTTCCATCTTCCGAAGTtccatcttctctagttccatatTCTCTAGTTCCATTTTCCGAAGTTCCATCTTCCGAAGTTCCATCTTCCCAAGTTCCAtcttctcaagttccatcttcttcTTCCGGGCTTTGCGGTGGAATTAAGTCGGTGCTAAATATGCAGAATCAGGGTCCATCTACTTCTGCACCTCGCCCTCGAAAGATGTCCTTGGCAGAGTTGGTGAAGCCAAATCCATCAAAATCAATGAAGCCGAATCCGTCTACTTTTGTCCCTCGACGTCGAAGAACAAAGCGAGAGATGTCAAAGATGCCAGTGATACCAGAGATGCCATTTTCTCTAGTTCCATCTACCGAAGTTCCATCTTCCGAAGTTCCATCTTCCGAAGTTCCATCTTCCGAAGTtccatcttctctagttccatcttctctagttccattttcCGATGTTCCATCTTCCGATGTTCCACCTTCCGATGTTCCAGCATACGATATTCCATGTTTCGAAGTTCCAttttctcaagttccatcttccgaTGTTCCATCTTTCGAAGTTCCAGTTTCTCAAGTTCCAttttctcaagttccatcttcttcGTCTCGTCTTGACGGTGGAAGTAAATCGGTACTAGATATGCGGAAGCAGGATCGTCCATCTACTTCTGCACCTCGCCCTCGAAAGATGTCCTTGGTAGAGTTGCTGAAGCTGAATCCACCAATATCGCCGAAACCGAATCCATCAAAATCAATGAAGCCAAATCCATCAAAATCAATGAAGCCAAATCCATCAAAATCAATGAAGCCGAAACCATCAAAGTTGGTGAAGCCAAAACCATCTACTTGTGTCCCTCGACGTCGAAGAACGAAGCGAGAGATGTCAAAGATGCCAGTGATAGCAGAGATGCCAGAGATCGAAGAAGAGATGCAACAACAGGTCCCACAGATGCCACCAGTGAAGCAATCTATGGACGATTTACTAATGGCAATCGAACTAGATTGTGCAGGAGGCCTTTGA